The Candidatus Parvarchaeota archaeon genomic sequence CGGCTTGTCAGGGAAAACTACAAGGTTAGCGTGCTTGACAACAATTTTCGCGGCAGGAAGTCATATTTGGACTCGGTAATGGACAGGATTGAGTTTGTTGAGGCTGACATAACAAGGCCGCAGGGGTTGCACGACAAGCTGTCCGGCTTTGACA encodes the following:
- a CDS encoding NAD-dependent epimerase/dehydratase family protein; protein product: MSTAGTCSILPQSKALGLYTGGSGLNRILVTGGSGFIGSFLVERLVRENYKVSVLDNNFRGRKSYLDSVMDRIEFVEADITRPQGLHDKLSGFD